The Cloacibacterium sp. TD35 region TTTTATAGAAAAATAGAATTTTACTATTCATAAAAAATTCCTTATTTTTACGAAACTTACAAAAAGTAAAAATAATACCTAAAATTTTTATGAACACACAGCAATTTGTGAACCGTCACATCAACTTCAATGAAGCTGATAAGAACGCTATGTTACAAAAAATTGGCGTTTCTTCTGTAGAAGAATTAATTTCTCAAACTATTCCAGATGCAATCAGATTAGAAAATGAATTAGATATTTCTGCTCCTTTATCTGAGTATGAAATGCTTCAGCATTCTAAAGAATTGGCAGCTAGAAATCTAGATTATGATACCTACATTGGGTTTGGTTATCATAACAGTATTTTGCCAAGTGTAATCCAAAGAAATATACTAGAAAATCCTAGTTGGTACACCGCTTACACACCTTATCAAGCAGAAATTGCACAAGGTAGATTAGAAGCGTTACTTAATTATCAAACATTAATTACCAATCTTACTGGTTTTCATTTAGCAAATGCTTCTCTATTAGATGAAGGAACTGCTGCTTCTGAAGCCATGAGCATGTTCTTTTCGAACAGAACTAAGGACCAGAAAAAAGCAGAAGCCAATAAGTTTTTTGTTTCTGATTTGGTTTTACCTCAAACTATTGCCGTTCTTAGAACCAAAGCTGATGGCTTAGGAATAGAAATCGTGGTAGGTAATCATGAAAATTTTGAGCTTAATGCAGAATTTTTCGGAGCTATTTTACAATATCCAGGTAAAAACGGAATTGTGATTGATTATACTGAGTTAATTTCAAATTATAAGGCATTAAATCTTCAAGTAGTAGTTGCTTGTGATCCACTTGCTCTAGTGAAATTAAAATCACCGGCAGAAATGGGTGCTGATTGTGCAGTAGGAACTACACAGAGATTCGGTATTCCATTGGGTTATGGTGGTCCTCACGCAGCATTCTTTGCTTGTAAGGAAGATTATAAGCGTGATATCCCAGGTAGAATTATTGGGGTAACTCAAGATGCTTACGGAAAACGTGCTTTGAGAATGGCTTTGCAGACAAGAGAGCAGCACATTAAACGTGAAAAGGCGACTTCTAATATTTGTACAGCTCAAGTTTTATTGGCGGTAATGGCTTCTATGTATGCTGTGTATCACGGTAAAGCTGGTTTAGAATATATTGCAGATCAAATTCATTATAAAACCAATGCTCTAAGAGATGCGCTTTCGGTTTTAGGGTATGATACTATAAAAGAGCCTGTTTTTGATACCGTAAAAATCAGCATGTCTGAAGAAGAAAAAGATAAGTTAAAGAGATTAATGCTTGATCATAAAATCAATTTAAATTATTATACTGAAGGTTTTGTAAGTATTTCTATCAATGAAACTACAACTACCGAAAAAATTGATAAAGTAGTGGCAGCTTTTGCACAATTTAAGCAAAAACAAGGTTTCAAATTAGAACCAAAAGCCGTTTCTACACTTCCAGAAAATTTATTGAGAAAAGACGAAATCTTAAAAGAAGAAGTTTTCAATAAATATCATACAGAGACAGAACTGATGCGTTACATTAAGCGTCTCGAAAGAAAAGATTTATCATTAACGCATTCTATGATTTCTTTAGGTTCTTGTACCATGAAACTGAATGCAGCTACAGAAATGATTCCACTTTCTTGGGAACATTGGGGAGCGATCCATCCGTTTGTGCCTATTAATCAAGCTGATGGTTATCAGAAATTAATCAAAACTTTAGAAAAAGATTTAGCTACGATTACAGGTTTTGCTGCAACTTCACTTCAGCCAAATTCTGGAGCTCAAGGCGAATATTCTGGTTTGATGGTAATTAGAGCGTATCAAAAATCTATCGGTCAAGGTCATAGAAATATTTGTTTAATTCCTCAATCTGCTCACGGAACCAATCCTGCTTCTGCGGTGATTGCTGGTCTTAAAGTGGTTGTGGTGAAAAATCTAGAAGACGGACAAATAGATTTCGAAGATTTAAAAGCTAAAGTGGAAGAGCATAAAGATAATTTATCTGCTTTCATGATTACTTATCCATCTACTTATGGTTTCTTTGATGATAACGTAAAAGAAATTACAGACTTAATCCATGAAAATGGTGGTCAAGTTTATATGGATGGTGCAAATATGAATGCTCAAGTTGGCTTCACTTCACCAGGTAATATCGGTGCAGATGTTTGTCACTTAAATCTTCATAAGACTTTTGCAATTCCTCACGGTGGAGGTGGACCAGGAGTTGGGCCAATTTGTGTAGCAAAACATTTAGTACCTTTCTTGCCTCAAAATCCTAATATTCCAACAGGTGGAAGCCAGGGAATAGACGCTATTTCTTCTGCGCCTTATGGTTCTGCATTAGTTCTTAATATTTCTTATGCTTATATTAAAATGTTAGGAGCGGTTGGTTTGAGAAACTCTACAGAATTTGCCATTATCAACGCAAATTATTTAAAAGAAGTTTTGGGAGAGCATTTCCCAATTTTATATGCAAATAAAAAAGGAAGAGTAGCTCACGAATGTATTGTAGATTTCCGCCAGTTTAAACCTTTAGGAATTGAGGTGGCAGATGTTGCCAAACGTTTGATGGATTATGGTTTCCATGCTCCTACGGTTTCGTTCCCTGTTGCTGGCACGTTAATGATTGAGCCTACAGAATCAGAATCTAAAGCAGAATTAGACAGATTTGCTGAAGCTTTAATTTCTATCAAAGCAGAAATTGAAGAAATTGCTGAAGGAAAAGCAGATGCTCATAATAATGTATTGAAAAATGCTCCGCATACAGAACAAGTGGTGATTTCAGATGCTTGGGATAAACCATATTCTCGTGAAAAAGCAGCTTATCCGCTAGAATGGGTTAGAGATCACAAGTTCTTTGCTACAGTTTCTAGAGTAGATGAAGCTTTCGGAGATAGAAATTTGGTTTGTACTTGTGAGCCAATAGAAAGTTACATGTAATGTAAGCAGATATTTTATAGATATTTTAAATCGCTAAATTCATTTTTAGCGATTTTTTTTGTTTGTAGTATGTCTTGTTTTGTAAAACCTTCATAATTAATGGTTTATGTTAAAGTGCTAAAGTTAAAACAAATAAAAACTGCCAAATAAGATTATTTTAGCAATAAATTATCTTTTAAATATTTAAAAATAAAGATAAAAAATCTTTTATTTGAACTTTATTTGTATATTTGCACTCTAAAACTATTTATTTAAATGGAATTTATCATTAGAAAAACAACCGCTGATGATTTTTGTTTTGCAGACGAGATTGTAAAAGAAATGGAAGAGTCTGCCAAAATTAGAGGAACAGGTATCGCCAAAAGATCTCCAGAATATATTAAGGAGAAGATGGAAAAAGGCGATGCGGTTATCGCAATCACACACAATGGAATTTGGGCAGGATTCTGCTATATCGAAACATGGACCAATGGTGACTATGCTTCTAATTCGGGATTGATTGTTTCGCCAAGGTATAGAAATATCGGTTTAGCAAGTAGAATAAAAGAATCTGTGTTTAATGTGACCAGAGAAAAATATCCAAACGCTAAATTATTTGGGATTACCACAGGTTTGGCGGTAATGAAAATTAATTCAAGATTGGGTTATCATCCAGTTCCTTTTTCGGAACTTACTCAAGATGATCAGTTTTGGGATGGTTGCCAAAGTTGTGTCAATTATTCTATTTTACAAAGCAAAGGCAGAAAAAATTGTCTCTGCACAGGAATGTTATTCGTTCCACCCAAAGAAAAAAATAAAAGAGATTTAAGTTACTATATGCAAAATTATTAATAGATATGAAAAAAGTTGTTTTAGCATTTAGCGGAGGTTTAGATACATCTTTTTGCGCAGTTTATTTGCAGCAAGATTTAGGCTACGAAGTTCATGCAGTTACGGTAAATACAGGTGGTTTTAATGAAGAGGAGGTCAAAAAATTAGAGCAGAAAGCAATTTTGCTAGGTGCTAAAACTTTTACATGTCTAGATGTTGTGAAAGAATATTATGATTCTTGCATTCAGTATCTGGTCTTCGGAAATGTTTTAAAAAATAATACCTATCCACTTTCTGTAAGTGCAGAACGTACCATTCAGGCAAAATCTTTGGCAGAATATGCGCTTAAAATCGGTGCAACAGCAATCGCTCACGGAAGTACAGGCGCTGGAAACGACCAAGTTCGTTTTGATGGAATTTTTAATATCGTTTGTCCGCAGATGGAAATCATCACACCGATTCGTGATTTGAAACTTTCTCGCGAGGCGGAAATAGAGTATTTAACGAACAAAGGATTTTCAGGAGATTATACCAAATCAGTATATTCTATTAATCAAGGACTTTGGGGAACTTCGGTTGGTGGAAAAGAAACGCTTACTTCTCATAGCAATTTGCCAGAAGAAGCCTATCCTTCTCAATTAAAGAAGCAAAATCCAGAACAATTGACTTTGGAGTTTGAAAAAGGACATTTAATTAAAATCAATGACCAAAAATTTTCTCATCCTTCAGAAGCGATTGTAAAACTCAACGAAATTGCTTCAGAATTTGCCATTGGTAGAGATACTCACGTAGGCGATACGATTATTGGGATTAAAGGTAGAGTAGGTTTCGAAGCAGCTGGTGCTATTTTGACTTTAAAGGCTCACCATTTGCTAGAAAAACACGTACTTTCTAAATACCAATTGATGATTAAATCTCAAATGGCAGATTGGTACGGAACTTGGCTTCACGAAGCACTTTTCTTAGATCCTGTGATGAGAGATATTGAAAAATTAATGGAAAATTCTCAGCAAAAAGTTACAGGTAAAGTATTTATTACGCTTCTTCCTTATCGTTTTGAACTAAACGGAATAGAATCTAAATATGATTTAATGACTTCTAAATTCGGAAGTTATGGTGAAATGAATAAATCTTGGAGCGGTGAAGACGTGAAAGGTTTCTCTAAAATTTATACCAATTATTTGTCAATTTATCATCAAGTAAACGCTGAAAATAATGATTAAAGCAGGAATTATTGGTGGAACAGGTTACACAGGTGGCGAACTGATTCGTTTGTTGCTCAATCACCCAAATGTAGAACTTTCGTTTGTGACGAGTTACTCTAACGTGGGTAAAAAAGTAACCGATTTGCACCAAGATTTAATTGGAGAAATTGATTTAGAATTTATTGATAATTCTACCGATGCAGATGTTCTTTTTCTGGCTTTACCGCATAAAGAAAGTAAAATTTGGCTCGAAAATAATAACGTTGGGAACGCAGTTGTCATAGATTTAGGAAACGATTTCAGAATTGGAGAAACGTATCAAGGAAATTCTTTTGTTTATGGACTTCCAGAATTGAATTTAGATAAAATTAAAGGAGCAAAACTCATTGCCAATCCTGGTTGTTTTGCTACGGCTATTCAATTAGGAATTATCCCGATTCTTCAAAATGAAGAGGTTTCAGAAATTTACACTACTGGAATTACAGGAGCGACTGGTGCTGGAAAATCACTTTCTGAGACCACGCATTTCAGTTGGAGACAAAATAATATTTCGGCGTATAAGACTTTAATGCATCAGCATTTAGGCGAGATAAATTTTCAATTAAAAGAGTTGAGCAAAGTGCCGTTTTCGGTACAATTTGTTCCATGGAGAGGAGATTTTGCAAGAGGAATTTTTGTGAGCTCTACGTTTAAAACTTCACTTTCTTTAGAAGAATTATTTGAACTCTATGAAAATTTCTACGAAGGGCAAATTTTCACCACGGTTTCAAGAAAAGAAATCAATCTGAAACAAGTAGTCAATACCAATAGGTGTTTGATTAATATTGAAAAAAATGGAGATTTTGCAGTGGTACATTCTGCAATTGATAATCTCTTGAAAGGTGCTTCAGGACAAGCTATTCATAACATGAATATATCATTCGGGTTTCCCGAAAACGCAGGTTTGAAACTCAAATCTATCGCTTTTTAGTAATAAAAAGTAAAAATGAAAGGTACTTTGTCAAAGTTTTTGCAAAGCAAATTAATCTTTGACAAAGTTTTTTTAAAAGAAAAATATTAAAATAAATGACATAAGATTCGGAGGCGTTAAAAAATTCTGAAAATAATTCGTCAAAAAATCTCTGCTGTTTGAGAAAGCGATGGGAATGTTGAGGCTCAAGTTTCAGAGATTTTAGAATTAGTTTTAGAATTTTAGCCGAGAATCTGAGTCTTGAATTTTTGGTTCTTTTGTTTCAAGACAAAAGAACTTAACCAAAAGAAATAATTAAATGAAACTTTTTGATGTATATCCTTTAATAGACGTAACTCCTGCAAAAGCAGAAGGAAGCTATTTTTGGGACGAAAACGGAACAGAATATCTGGATTTATATGGTGGTCACGCTGTGATTTCCATAGGACATTCTCATCCAACTTATGTAAAATATATTACAGAACAACTCCATAATATCGGTTTTTATTCTAATTATGTGAAAATTCCGATTCAAAATCAAGTAGCTGAACAACTGACCAAGTTGTCTGGTTATGACGATTATACACTTTTTCTTTGCAATTCTGGTGCTGAAGCCAATGAAAATGCCATAAAATTGGCTTCTTTCCACACCGGAAAAAAGAAAATTATTTATTTTTCTGGAGCTTTCCACGGAAGAACTGCGGCTGCTGTAGCTTGTACAGACAATCCGAAAATTGTAGCGCCAGTAAATCAATCTGAGAATTTTGTAAAACTTCCATTCAATGATTTGGAAGCTTT contains the following coding sequences:
- the argG gene encoding argininosuccinate synthase; amino-acid sequence: MKKVVLAFSGGLDTSFCAVYLQQDLGYEVHAVTVNTGGFNEEEVKKLEQKAILLGAKTFTCLDVVKEYYDSCIQYLVFGNVLKNNTYPLSVSAERTIQAKSLAEYALKIGATAIAHGSTGAGNDQVRFDGIFNIVCPQMEIITPIRDLKLSREAEIEYLTNKGFSGDYTKSVYSINQGLWGTSVGGKETLTSHSNLPEEAYPSQLKKQNPEQLTLEFEKGHLIKINDQKFSHPSEAIVKLNEIASEFAIGRDTHVGDTIIGIKGRVGFEAAGAILTLKAHHLLEKHVLSKYQLMIKSQMADWYGTWLHEALFLDPVMRDIEKLMENSQQKVTGKVFITLLPYRFELNGIESKYDLMTSKFGSYGEMNKSWSGEDVKGFSKIYTNYLSIYHQVNAENND
- the argC gene encoding N-acetyl-gamma-glutamyl-phosphate reductase translates to MIKAGIIGGTGYTGGELIRLLLNHPNVELSFVTSYSNVGKKVTDLHQDLIGEIDLEFIDNSTDADVLFLALPHKESKIWLENNNVGNAVVIDLGNDFRIGETYQGNSFVYGLPELNLDKIKGAKLIANPGCFATAIQLGIIPILQNEEVSEIYTTGITGATGAGKSLSETTHFSWRQNNISAYKTLMHQHLGEINFQLKELSKVPFSVQFVPWRGDFARGIFVSSTFKTSLSLEELFELYENFYEGQIFTTVSRKEINLKQVVNTNRCLINIEKNGDFAVVHSAIDNLLKGASGQAIHNMNISFGFPENAGLKLKSIAF
- a CDS encoding GNAT family N-acetyltransferase, translating into MEFIIRKTTADDFCFADEIVKEMEESAKIRGTGIAKRSPEYIKEKMEKGDAVIAITHNGIWAGFCYIETWTNGDYASNSGLIVSPRYRNIGLASRIKESVFNVTREKYPNAKLFGITTGLAVMKINSRLGYHPVPFSELTQDDQFWDGCQSCVNYSILQSKGRKNCLCTGMLFVPPKEKNKRDLSYYMQNY
- the gcvP gene encoding aminomethyl-transferring glycine dehydrogenase, encoding MNTQQFVNRHINFNEADKNAMLQKIGVSSVEELISQTIPDAIRLENELDISAPLSEYEMLQHSKELAARNLDYDTYIGFGYHNSILPSVIQRNILENPSWYTAYTPYQAEIAQGRLEALLNYQTLITNLTGFHLANASLLDEGTAASEAMSMFFSNRTKDQKKAEANKFFVSDLVLPQTIAVLRTKADGLGIEIVVGNHENFELNAEFFGAILQYPGKNGIVIDYTELISNYKALNLQVVVACDPLALVKLKSPAEMGADCAVGTTQRFGIPLGYGGPHAAFFACKEDYKRDIPGRIIGVTQDAYGKRALRMALQTREQHIKREKATSNICTAQVLLAVMASMYAVYHGKAGLEYIADQIHYKTNALRDALSVLGYDTIKEPVFDTVKISMSEEEKDKLKRLMLDHKINLNYYTEGFVSISINETTTTEKIDKVVAAFAQFKQKQGFKLEPKAVSTLPENLLRKDEILKEEVFNKYHTETELMRYIKRLERKDLSLTHSMISLGSCTMKLNAATEMIPLSWEHWGAIHPFVPINQADGYQKLIKTLEKDLATITGFAATSLQPNSGAQGEYSGLMVIRAYQKSIGQGHRNICLIPQSAHGTNPASAVIAGLKVVVVKNLEDGQIDFEDLKAKVEEHKDNLSAFMITYPSTYGFFDDNVKEITDLIHENGGQVYMDGANMNAQVGFTSPGNIGADVCHLNLHKTFAIPHGGGGPGVGPICVAKHLVPFLPQNPNIPTGGSQGIDAISSAPYGSALVLNISYAYIKMLGAVGLRNSTEFAIINANYLKEVLGEHFPILYANKKGRVAHECIVDFRQFKPLGIEVADVAKRLMDYGFHAPTVSFPVAGTLMIEPTESESKAELDRFAEALISIKAEIEEIAEGKADAHNNVLKNAPHTEQVVISDAWDKPYSREKAAYPLEWVRDHKFFATVSRVDEAFGDRNLVCTCEPIESYM